The Toxotes jaculatrix isolate fToxJac2 chromosome 17, fToxJac2.pri, whole genome shotgun sequence genomic interval CACTGAGATTCAGCTAAGGTCACAGTATAATGACAGCTGGGTTACTTGGTGTGCAGCTTGTATCAAACATGAAAATCCACTGGTCGGACTTCAGAGATGATCAGAGGCATCAGTACATGACAAGCCTGTCAGGCATGTTATTCACTTCTTGTCATGTTCACAGTGTtataatatacacacacattcactgagaTGTAAACTAAGTGACATTCACACCTGTAGTTTGGTTGCTTTGGTCTGTGAGCCCGTTGTCCACAAACCAAACCAGGATTCATCCGTTTCCTGAAGCAGCTTAGAGCCGATGACGTCATGAGTCACGCGACCACTAGAGGTCactgtgacacaaaaaaaaaaatctcagcttTAGATCCACTGAGGAGTTTTTTTCTGGACTTTCAAACACATCTCATGGTTTTCTTTAGCAGGTGGAGTCTGCTCAGCTGTCATGGAAACAGCTCAGGTATCATTATCTGACCCTAGTAAGAAATTTGTTTTGTAGCACTTACTTGCCTACTAACAAACTAATGATCTTTTAAATCTCTAAGTGGACAGGTTCAGTTGGAACAGCACCATGATAAAGCTGAAACACACATCAATGAAGCTTCTTAACCAATTCACTGCAAACTTTAagaaacattttactgacaatGAAGGTGATGGAAGTTGTAGCCTGAAGAGCACATGACACACAGGTGACCTGCAGCCTTTAAGTGAGctcttgtttatttaacagaGAACCTTACAGGAATAAAACTGAAACCAGGAAACCGGTTTTTggggaaacacagcagctggcAGACTGCCATGGAATGAAACATTTCGTGCACAAACACTTTTCTATCTCTCTGTGATGTATTGATTTTCTGATGGTGTTTCTCAAGAACTAACAAGACAGACACACTTCTCTCCAGCCACATACCACATGTTCAACTGAAATCTTGCATCTGATTGCATCAGTCAGTTCACCTGTTCCTCGTTAAGCAATCTGCAGTATTTAAACTGTGGTTCTCCAATCTCTCATTGTCAGATCATTCAGTCCATCTATGTGGTAAACATTTCAGACCCTCCTAGTTCTGCTGTGGTTTCCTCATGTTACCTGTTACTGATTCATGTCTCCTGTGCTGCAGGATCACACCAACCTGTTCTACTCTCACCCTCACACTCACCCACCTCCCTGCAACACTACACTCTTGGCCAGACTCCCTTTGGTGGTCTCACTGCTCTGCCCCCTGCTGCCTGTTGTCATCAAGCCATCTACTACCTTGTTAGAATAAAGACTGTTCAACTTCCAGCTGgagtcagtgttcagtgttttgggttCACAGAAACAGTTCCACTCTCTGTCCATTTAGAAACCTTTAGTCCAGCCATGATTTGATGCTGACAAAGCTCCTCTTTGCTCACAACAACAATTTGACCTCTGACACTTTTACTTTGACACATCTGCCTCTATCACAGTGCTGCTCAGTGAACAATGATCTGCTGGAAACTTATTTCTAACAGGTGAACTCTGGCTGCAGGTTGAGCTGGTTTAACGAGCCTCTGATGAGCAGATCAAACACACCTGAAAAAATACATGTGCACGAACTGAGGGACTGTACTGTTCAGCTTTGTTAAAGGACATAACCCTGTTGCAgttacaaaacaaatatttatttccTCATAGCAGCAGGATGAAAGAGCCTAagctctctctttatctctgacTGAAATATTAAGAACATACTCGTTCATCCAGTTAGTTCAGTGAAgctcagagaaaacacaggacagGAAAGGATTTCTAATGCAGACACTGTTTTTTAAAGCTTAGAATGTAAATCTACAAGAAGCAGAAGATGCAGCTAAAACTtttaattcactgttttcttctgtCAACAGCTGAATGTGGTGAGTGACATTTCTTCAGTGCTACTGTTGAGTTACTGttctgagtcactgcagtgtttgtacACATACTGTGCACCAGGTGAATTAGAAGCAGAACCAAGACTGAGAAACTTCTCCTCCGTTTTCTTGTCATGTACAAGTTCAGTTAAGGAGGAAGAGAACTaagtatttttacttaagtcgtgtatttcatctgtttgttcaTTGTTGTGGAGGTTTAACTTGTTACTTTCACTTTTGAAAACTTAGAAAGTTTAGAATGAGAAAATAGTTAAAGCAGTTTCTGAACCAGCAGAAGAAAATTTAATCCTTAAACTGATCTCTGATCAGGAGCTGTGCATTTTAAATTCAGGACTTTAACTTGTAACTGAGTGTTTCTACacagtgaatctgctgttttcactcaggtaAATAacttctctgcttcttctcactgctgttttctgtgttgtgttgttccCAACACCACTTTAAACACAATGTGTGGAATGATACACAAACTGTCAGAGCAGCAACATCTCATCAGTCTTCTGTTAACTCTTTATTTGATTAACTGGTGAAATTACAGTAGGAGACAGGATTGTGATCACACAATATGCTGCACTCTTAGCTGGATTTATGGACTTTGAGGTTTCAATCACTGAATCATTCAATCAAAACTTGTGtacaaaacatgtttcagtTTGTCAGCACCGTCCATCCCGCTGATCGTCTCCTGGTGTCTCTGTATAAAACACCAGGTAACCAGGACAACGACAGCTCGTCTCATCTTCCTGTGATAGATTTCTATGTGATATTGTTGGATCAGTACCAGGATCACATTTATGTGACAGTATGAAGATGAAGTGTCCTCTGAGGGAAAGTGGATTCCCAAACTGTCAGTGTGTCATGACAGACAGAGCTCTGTGTTTAAAGGGATGAGAGTAACTAATGTGATTGACCTTGATGTCACAGCCTCTAACACACTCTCTGAAATGTATGATAATGGATTCTTTCTGATCCCAGCTCGTATCCAAGTGTGTCACAGGTGTGCCACATAAACCTGTGACACAAAGATACATTTGACATGTCCTCAGTCCACTGGACAGAGCTCACTGGACAAAGTTATCTGAGGcttcaaatgtcttttcttcttcaggttCCCACTCTCTGGTCTTCATGTCTACAGGACGTGTGCAGCCTGGAGGTCGACCTTCATTTGAGCAACTCACTGTATTTGATGGAGTTCCCATCTCTCACTGTGACAGCTCCTCCTGGACAGAACAGctcaaacctgagctggagtcAAAAAACTTACCAGGAAACTGTCAGGAAGCAGGTTATAATGTCCTAGAATCTCTTCACCAGATTCCTGCACTTATCAACATCACAGTGTGTAAGTATTTGTGACATGTTCCAGTGTTGGTGAGGGGCCGTCTGATATTCTGCACCAAAACCAAGAAGTTCATCTTGTAGTCCTGTTTTACAGATGTTGTACAGCGGAGACGTGGCTGCATCCAGTCAGCCAGTGGGACTGTCTCAGTGTTTGAAGCCTGGGCAGTGAATGGGATGGACTTCATCAGCTTTGACCCTGAGTCTCAGAGCTGGACGTCCCAGTCTCCCTCTGCTACAACAGTTAAACAACTTTGGAACAGCATGAAAGCAATGAACTCTGCCTATAGACAGTTCATCAGAGGACAATGTCCACAGATGATGGAGAGAATTCAACTAAGGACAATAAACCCAAACACAGGTGAGATGGAGCAGAACAATTACTGtgcacatgacacacacacgtacacatgtacacacacacacacacactcacacacacacacacacacacgtacacacacatacacacacacaaagggtgGACTTCCACTTAAAGAAGTGAAAGTGCCACATGTGAAGAACCAGGTAGATCATGCAAATTAGACCCATGAAGAATTCAAACATCACAGAGGTGTTTGAATGAGTGAAAAACATAGAGTTCCTCTGAGTTCCTATTAAGGTTTTAAAAGATGAACAGATCAGGAATGAAGGGAACATTGGATGGTGAGATCCTCTCACTCTGACCCTGATCCTGATCTTTGGtgttactttgtttctctcCAGAGCTGAGTGTATTTGCGAAGCCCGTTCCTAACACAGCCCAGGCTCTGCTCAGATGTCACGTGATGAGTACTGACAGATCAGTGAGCTCAGTGTATCTGACTGGAGACGGGGCTTCCAAAGCCAACTGGATCACAGTGACCGGACCACTGCCTTCTGAAGATGGATCTGTGATCCTCAGGCTGACAGCTGGGATCTCCCTGAACCAGGACACATACAGCTGCACAGTACAAACAGGAGGACACAACATTACTGTCTCTTGGGGTGAGACCTTTTGATGTTTGAAAACTTacacacttatttatttatgaaccATTTActgaacacagtgaaatattgGTTTACAGTTCTTTAGTTCAGTGACAGAGGATGAGGGTCTAAAATCCTTTGAGTCCGAACTTCCCATCTTTCATTACAGATGGGAATTCTCTTGATGGCAGACACCTTCTTATACGGACAAGTTTGTACTGGAAAATGCTGACGATAATCCTTGGATTCATTTGCATGGGATTCATGGTCACCATTTCATTCTGTGCAACAATGTCATTGATTAAATGTGGTAagattcttttatttatttctactCTCAGGTTTTATAAGAGTTGACGTTAATAAACTCAGTTCTGCAGCTAGATCTTGACCAGTGTATCAGCCAAGACAATATGTCAGTTTCCAATTATAAAGCTGTAAAATACAGAGCGCTgtaacaatcaaaaaaaaaaaaaaaaaaagaaaataggatAAAAACTATTTCATGATTTAtgtcaaagtacaaaagaaataatttgCTAGATTCTTTAAACCATCAGTTGAAGACACTGATAAGTGTTGATCAGAGTCTATATAAGAGTTTATATAAGATAcgataagactttattgatcccataaaggggaaatttacttgttaggcagctcacaaaaaaaaaaaacaggacaaaaggataaagtgcagaaaaatgagaagtgtgcatgcaattcaagtacaaaaaaatgtgcaaCAAATTGtgtatttacaatctaaaaaaaaagttacagaaCCAgtatacaaaatacaaaaacagtgaaaaactggCTATATACAAACTTGCATGACGATGGAGGGGCGATGAGTAGGATACTGTGGGAAAATATTGATATATGaaaacatatgaaaaaaaaaatattgcacagTCCCACCATGGACAGATGAAAAGTTAGACCAGACCAGAGTATAATTAAACAGCTGAgttgtacagtctgacagcagaggaaatGAAGGACCTGCAGTAGCACTCCTTCCTACACTGTGGATGTCTAAGTCtgcagctgaaggagctgctcagcaCCTCCACAGTATGGTGCAGGGGGTGAGAGGTGTTGTCCATAATGGATGTCAGCTTGGCTaacatcctcctctcacccacctcctccacagtgtccagTGGGCAGCCTAAGACAAAGCTGGCCTTCCTgaccagcttgttcagtctctATCTTCAGTCTCGGCCTGTGCTGCCCGCTCCCCAGTAGACCACAGCATAATGGACAGCAGAGGCtaccacagagtcatagaaTGAAATATGATTCTATTTATTAAACCTACACGTGGTCACATCAACAAGCTATATTTCGATGGTTACAACACGTCTTTGCAAAATGAGATGtaactgtcagtgttttctaaCTGTGATTCTAATTTTGCTTGTAGTCAAAAAGAAGCATCATCCTCTGCCATCATCTGATCTACAGCTGGTGGAGCAATGTCCAGGATGAGTGGAAACTTTATAGAACACTGTGTTTGATAAGGGctcagagagagacatggaggcCCAGGggaagtgggaggaggagaCTGCAAGCTATTATGACCCAAACGTATTCTTGATGATGAAGCAAATACATAATAAAGGATTGTAAATGGCTATATTTGTACAGAGCTTTTGTCACATCTGCTGCCAAACAGAGTTACAGCAACACAGGGGAATGGACCCAAAGGCAGACGCCAGGGGGACAAATCCAATGAGGGAATCTAAAGTCCATATAACAGACAAAAGGTAAAAAAGATagagaagacaggaagaaacAAGGAACCAAGGAGAAGAACACAGCAACCAACATGATGCTCTGACAAGGAACAAAGGAAGTCAGTTAGTATGAATCCAGCCAGTGGTACACAGTGGCTGTGCTGTCTGAGGGCTGTAGAAATGCATTCTGGGACATAACTGGCTAATAAAGGGAAgtgttatttatgtgtgtatataatgtaaaaacaaagctcattattttttctgatgttcatatttcctgtttttgtacGACTAGCTTTCCCAGCTCTCTCCTGCCGTGTGCAGCATCTCTCACTGTATTGATTGTGAACCTTCTGTGAGATCTCTGCTTTAGACTGACACATCCTCAGCTCCTCATGTTAACGTGCTACGATTCTGctgcagcaaaacacattttagggGAAATTTGCTGCAACACACAATCATTGTGTGTAGGCTTTGaatacagagacaaagagactgTTAAAGATGTGTTTACACCAGTTTGGTctcatttaaaagaaacaaagaaataaaaaaaatactaaaacagtATTACTCTAAAAGCaagtggaaaaaatgaaagaaaaaagtataaaCAAAGTTAATCATTTGGTAATAacatttatcttttcttttttcttttgtgtctcaGAATGATgctctaactgtgtgtgttgtggggaAAGTCTCCCTGGGTTTCTTTCACATCTTGCACAGTTgtatttcatgttgtgttttcgTGTCCTTTCATGTTTGAAACAATAAGAACTTTGTGTCCATAAGTcactgctgaataaaaacacaactttaaagaaacatttcatCTGATGTGATTTCCAGTCCATCAGTTGCTGTCACCACAGCAACCACAAGGTGGAGGCAGACAGCACAGGATCAATGTGGATCACTTCCATTCAGACAACAATGAGACTTCATTTGACACATGAACCAGTGATGAAGTGTGGTGTTCCCTCATGGTTCTACTCATGTTCTACATTCTAAaatgcagagaggaggaggagttctATATCTGAGGTTCTGAGTAATGTGAAGCTTTGAGTTACAGGACTAGATGGATGGAGACTGTGCTTATTTAACATTTGCATGTTTAAATATAGTTTAGTGCTGACCTGAGCTTTGTGTTCATCCATGTTTGTGTTGCCTCTTTAATCTTTATTGAACTTcactctgttgttgttggttttccATTATAGTTGATTTGGTGGAGAACGTAAACTACACATTATTATTAGATGAAACCACAGGAGCCACAATGAATGAGATCACACAGAGTTCCCTGAATTTCTTTCCCCTTCTTTAGCACAAACAATGAACAGTAACATTAATGGTCTCAGAGCAACATCAGCTTCCAAGTCTGACCAGCCACTCTGGAGAGAAGTAACTAAAGAATGTTGTGCAGATATAATCCTCACTCCCCTTCGTTTAATTCAATCATAGCTTGTCTGATTTTAAACACAAGGTGGTGCACATTTACTCTCGATGTTCACTGATGTTGTTTGTTCGTCAGAAAGCTCTGTGAACAATCTGGTGATGTGTGACTGGAAACCCAGGgtttaacccttgtgtggtgttcgGGTCTGTGGgacctgttttcattttttatcaaaagaaaaatgatattTTCAAACTCAGACTCATTGGCCTtggctcattttctgtgaagaacatATATAGCAGAACACTGTACACCCCCCTACACATTTATATTACATACAGGATGTTCGGGTCCACTGGACCCAGGGCTGATGAAAGTGTGGAAATTGTAGGTCCTATGTaccttcactctgtcctccatctgtctgtgtgggagTTTTGTGCGTCTGCCCAAGCTAGCTGCCATCAGGACAGTGTGGGACAAGTGGGTGCACCGCCTCCCCCTGTTTTACAACCCTTGGCCTAATGTCGCCATTGATGAGCAGCTATTTAGGGGCTGCTGCCCCTTTAGGCAGCATATACCATCTAAACCTCTGCCCCTCATGTGTTGTCCAGACTGACATGGTTACTGTACGTGTTCAGCTTGTGTTGTGTAAAGCGACTTAGTAAAGCGAATAGGCTAAATTTCTAATGaagttcaaataaatacaacatCAGTTGTTATGAAAAAACTTTTCCCCACTCATATCTTGATTGtaattgattttctgtttttaaaattacattctattaaaaaacaaacaaaaaacaagtagCACTTTATTTCATAAATGTGGTCTAACAAAGGTAAAGGGCAAATATTAACCCTATATTCTGTTTATATTGCTtgtaaatgagatgaagtaaacatctgttgagtattttaacataaaattgtTCGATTGTGTCgaattaaaaacccaaaaatgcagcAGGTCCACCAGACCCACAAACGCtggctgagtaacaaaaatatgaacaccacacaagggttaaatACTGGAGGGCAGATGGGCTGATGGATCATGTGTGTTGGACACTCTGTTAGTCTGTGAGTGAGAAGCCAGCCTCAGTTTGGGTGTGAACGATACAAACATTCCACTGCAGTGTTGAACATTACTCAGAACCTCAGATATagaactcctcctcctcctccctgcattTTAGAATGTAGAACATGAGTAGGACCATGAGGGAACACCACACTTCATCACTGGTTCATGTGTCAAATGAAGTCTCATTGCTGTCTGAATGGAAGTGATCCACACTGATCCTGTGCTGTCTGCCTCCACCTTGTGGTTGCTGTGgtgacagcagctgatggaCTGGAAATCACATCAgatgaaatatttctttaaagttgtgtttttattctgcagTGACAAAGTTTTTATTGCACAAGACGTTTCAAACACGAAAGGACACGAAAACACAGCATGAAATACAACTGTGCAAGATGTGAAAGAAACCCAGGGAGACTTtccccacaacacacacagttaaagcATCATTCTGAGACACAGTGTATTCAGAAAAGAGCAAAAATCAACATTCTCATCATCATTGCAGAGTTGATCTGTGTCAATCTACAGAAAAGGTTCACAGTATTATACAACGTGAAGAATCAATAATCTGATTAATTTTTTCTGACAATTTTTCCAGTTGCTCTTAGATTAACATTGTTTTAGTGTTCCAAACTGGTGTAAACACATGTTTAACagcctctttgtctctttcttcaaAGCCTGTCaatcagtgtgtgagagagacagcaagTCCAGTCTTTAGATTGTGGGTGGAGactctttcttttactttcGGTTCTCAGGCTGAAGCTTCATGTTGtgtgacacaaaaaaacaacatgacaaaaaggaGGAAGTGGAACATAAACACAAAGCCTGTGTGCCTGTGGAGAATACATGAACGGCAATAATGGAAACGAATAGTAGCTTCATGATAATGAAGGTGTTAGCTCATCTATTTATAGTTCTGTTAAGTTCCAGGTCATTCTATGCCAACTGTTCTGCTGATGTTCACATAGTGTAAAGTAAACGTATGGAGATCAGAGAGTGGACACAGAATTAGACTCTCAGCATGTCACTGTAGACATATATTGAAGCACCGCTGTGAATGTTTCACATGTATGTTCAGTGTCAACATTCTGCTGTGATGATAAAAATGATTGTGTGTGGCAGCAAATTTCccctaaaatgtgttttgctgcagCAGAATCGTAGCACGTTAACATGAGGAGCTGAGGATGTGTCAGTCTAAAGCAGAGATCTCACAGAAGGTTCACAGTAGCAGTGATAAACAACAGGATCACAATCAATACAGTGAGAGATGCTGCACATGGCAGGAGAGAGCTGGGAAAGCTAGTCgtacaaaaacaggaaatatcaacaatataaaaaataatatgtttCTACATTATATACACACATCACTTTAACTGTGAAGAATGAGAATAAAATCCTTCatgataaacaacaaaaaaacaccaacataGCTTCAAAGTCAGATAATAACGTAAATTACACTTTCCTTCATTAGACACTGTGGCCTCAAGTGGCAATTACTCACAGTACAGGATGACAACCATGTTAAAGTGAGAGCAAAGCTGTGTCACTCCCTGTTTGCTACACGATGAAACAACAcaactctctctcactttctatGGAACAAACTAATGGATGTTTGTTACGTAGGGAATAACCAATGAGGAGTGATCACAGTTCTGTGATTCATGGATTCAGGGCAACAAGGAAAAACATCATTTGGCTTCTGAGGGTCTGACAGTAAAAACCCGATGATTTACTCTTCATGTTGCGTTTCCTCTTCAAAAGTCCCTTGTGCAGCTGTGGATCAGCAGGTAGAGCAGCTCATCAAGACCATGGACTTTAGATTCCTTCATTGGATTTGTCTCTCTGACGTCTGCCTTTGGGTCCAATCCCCTGTTTTGCTTGGCAGCAGTTGTGACAAAAGCTCTGCACAAATGAAGCTATTTACAATCCTTCATTATGTATTTGCTTCATCATCTTCATGAGCAAAGAACTCTGGATCATTTTGAGTCTTTAAGCGAATCCCCTCCTCCCACTTCTCCTGGGCCTCCACGTCTCTCTCTGAGCCCTTAATGAATGCAGTGATAACATTCTGCAGTTCTATAAAGTTTTCACTCATCCTGGTCATCTGCTCCACCAGCTGTGGATCAGgtggtggagcaggaggaggacggCGCTTCTTCTTGACTACAAGCAAAATTAGAATCACAGTTAGAAAACACTAACTAACACTTACATCTCATTTAGCAAAGACTTGTGTTGTTACCATGGAAATATAACTTGTTGATGTGACCACGTGTAGGTTTAATATATAGAATCATATTTATATAATCATATTTATGGTTTAAAGAATCTGATaccacatttttcattattcttttttgtcctaagacataaacaaaaaactttttttttttgattatttgattGTTACAGAATTGTGACCAAGATCTGTATTGagcaggacattttacagttttatattttcaaaaagaCATGTTGTATTGGCTGATATACTGGTTGAGTTTTTTAACTCTGATAGTCTGAGagtagaaataaataaatgaatcttACCACATTTAATCAATAATATTGTTGCACAGGATAAAATGGTGACTATGAGCCCCATGGAAATGAATCCAAGGATTATCGTCAGCATTTTCCAGAAGAAACTTGTCTGTATAAGAAGGTGTCTGCCATCAAGAGAATTCCCATCTGTAATGAAAGAAGATGGTGAAAACACAATCTGACTGTGTTCAGCTGTCTGGATATTTAATGACTGAGTGTGTAAGTTGTCAAACATCAAAATGTCTCACCCCAAGAGACAGAAAGGTTGTGTCCTCCTGTTTGTACTGTGCAGCTGTATGTGTCCTGGTTCAGGGAGATCCCAGCTGTCAGCCTGAGGATCACAGATCCATCTTCAGAAGGCAGTGGGCCGGTCACTGTGATCCAGATGGCTTTGGAAGCCCCGTCTCCAGTCAGATACACTGAGCTCACTGATCTGTCAGTACTCATCACGTGACATGTGAGCAGAGCCTGGGCTGTGTTAGGAACGGGCTTCGCAAATACACTCAGCTCTGGAGAGAAATAAAGTAACACCAAAGATCAGGATCAGGGTCAGAGTGAGAGGATCTCACCATCCAATGTTCCCTTCATTCCTGATCTGTTCATCTGTTCTGTTCCTGGTTGGGTTCCTTTGTGTTCTTCCAGTTTTCCTTGTGTACCTTCTACCAGTGTGAGTTTCTTCTACCTGTGTTCTACCACTTCACACTATTAA includes:
- the LOC121197643 gene encoding hereditary hemochromatosis protein homolog, encoding MQLKLLIHCFLLSTAECGSHSLVFMSTGRVQPGGRPSFEQLTVFDGVPISHCDSSSWTEQLKPELESKNLPGNCQEAGYNVLESLHQIPALINITVYVVQRRRGCIQSASGTVSVFEAWAVNGMDFISFDPESQSWTSQSPSATTVKQLWNSMKAMNSAYRQFIRGQCPQMMERIQLRTINPNTELSVFAKPVPNTAQALLRCHVMSTDRSVSSVYLTGDGASKANWITVTGPLPSEDGSVILRLTAGISLNQDTYSCTVQTGGHNITVSWDGNSLDGRHLLIRTSLYWKMLTIILGFICMGFMVTISFCATMSLIKCVKKKHHPLPSSDLQLVEQCPG
- the LOC121197558 gene encoding hereditary hemochromatosis protein homolog, which produces MLLKLLIHCILLSTAECGSHSLVFMSTGRVQPGGRPSFEQLTVFDGVPISHCDSSSWTEQLKPELESKNLPGNCQEAGYDILESLHQIPASINITVYVVQRRRGCIQSASGTVSVFEAWAVNGMDFISFDPESQSWTSQSPSATTVKQLWNSKKEMNSVYRQFIRGQCPEMMERIQLRATNPHTELSVFAKPVPNTAQALLTCHVMSTDRSVSSVYLTGDGASKAIWITVTGPLPSEDGSVILRLTAGISLNQDTYSCTVQTGGHNLSVSWDGNSLDGRHLLIQTSFFWKMLTIILGFISMGLIVTILSCATILLIKCVKKKRRPPPAPPPDPQLVEQMTRMSENFIELQNVITAFIKGSERDVEAQEKWEEGIRLKTQNDPEFFAHEDDEANT